One segment of Papaver somniferum cultivar HN1 unplaced genomic scaffold, ASM357369v1 unplaced-scaffold_137, whole genome shotgun sequence DNA contains the following:
- the LOC113334958 gene encoding F-box/kelch-repeat protein At1g16250-like, whose translation MTQPNSESTHHEPIIPGLPDDLAFRCLAKLSHGYHGLLESVCKTWRNTIRNPDYFSLKSRENWSGKWLFVQTEGTHNHWIAYDPDADRWHPLPEIPYQNPGLHHYGFSCVTVGSRFLVIGGFYAPRDVEIVHQRHLATNDVVMFDVFKKEWSRVSGMRTARGNFACSVVCGKVYVAGGREVHGTMGIDLAEVYDPSEDRWEELPPMPVPQMDCIGMSYKGCFHVLSDHVGLPDQNPTVIFSPSDKTWHTVEDIWPFSRAMQFAVTVVGDDRVYTVVDWGESSIRTRDRDQGEWYNVGPVPPVLLPGHSRPLEAFAYGFAAHRQNLYVVGGKVLKWEELGAGRFDIVKLDVVRVCDPTVVPLKWRETRPMRGACGAVTGCAFLEE comes from the exons ATGACCCAACCAAACAGTGAATCAACACATCACGAACCAATAATCCCAGGATTACCAGATGACTTAGCTTTCAGATGTTTAGCAAAGTTATCTCACGGATATCACGGTCTGCTTGAATCTGTTTGTAAAACATGGAGGAACACAATCCGGAATCCAGATTACTTTAGTTTGAAATCTAGAGAAAATTGGTCCGGGAAGTGGTTATTTGTTCAAACTGAAGGGACTCATAATCACTGGATTGCTTATGATCCTGATGCTGATAGATGGCATCCGTTGCCTGAGATACCATATCAGAATCCGGGATTGCATCATTATGGGTTTTCGTGTGTAACTGTGGGTAGTAGGTTTTTGGTTATTGGGGGTTTTTATGCCCCAAGGGATGTGGAGATTGTGCATCAGAGGCATTTGGCTACTAATGATGTTGTGATGTTTGATGTGTTTAAGAAAGAGTGGTCTAGAGTAAGTGGGATGAGGACGGCAAGGGGAAACTTTGCTTGTAGTGTTGTTTGTGGTAAGGTTTATGTTGCTGGGGGACGGGAAGTGCATGGAACTATGGGAATTGATCTTGCTGAAGTCTATGATCCATCGGAGGATAG ATGGGAGGAACTGCCGCCTATGCCTGTCCCGCAGATGGATTGTATTGGAATGTCTTATAAAGGTTGTTTTCATGTTTTAAGTGACCATGTAGGCCTGCCTGACCAGAATCCCACTGTGATTTTTAGCCCATCAGATAAAACATGGCATACGGTCGAAGATATCTGGCCTTTCTCTAGGGCTATGCAATTTGCAGTCACAGTTGTTGGGGATGACAGGGTATACACTGTAGTTGATTGGGGTGAGAGCTCCATCAGAACCAGGGACAGGGATCAAGGGGAGTGGTACAATGTAGGTCCTGTTCCTCCTGTGCTTCTCCCAGGTCACAGCAGGCCGCTAGAGGCATTCGCTTATGGTTTTGCTGCACACAGGCAGAACTTGTATGTTGTTGGAGGGAAGGTTCTTAAGTGGGAGGAATTGGGTGCTGGGAGGTTTGACATTGTGAAGCTGGATGTAGTAAGAGTTTGTGATCCTACAGTTGTTCCGTTGAAGTGGAGGGAGACTAGACCAATGCGCGGGGCTTGCGGAGCTGTCACCGGATGTGCTTTCCTGGAAGAGTGA
- the LOC113334959 gene encoding uncharacterized protein LOC113334959: MSNMKKKAVMKVGMKTPEDKIDIMKAVAKLKGVEYVTLDGERQKLTVIGEVNPCLIAKKVGKSGKGKTVDLLEVKTGRSVQELNRPNWGDYYRYNNNCNYDSSYYDCPPRTTYDYCPPRITYECPPRIRTQPECYKVVCNDAPGECSIL; this comes from the exons ATGTCCAATATGAAG AAGAAAGCAGTAATGAAGGTGGGCATGAAGACTCCAGAGGACAAGATTGATATCATGAAGGCTGTTGCTAAGCTCAAGG GAGTTGAATATGTAACCTTGGATGGTGAGAGACAAAAATTAACGGTGATCGGAGAGGTGAATCCTTGTCTGATTGCGAAGAAGGTTGGTAAGTCTGGGAAGGGGAAGACAGTTGACCTTCTTGAAGTTAAGACTGGCAGGAGCGTTCAAGAATTGAATCGCCCAAACTGGGGTGATTATTATAGGTATAATAACAATTGTAACTATGACTCTTCTTATTATGACTGTCCTCCAAGAACCACATATGATTACTGTCCTCCCAGAATTACATATGAGTGTCCTCCCAGAATTAGGACGCAGCCCGAGTGTTACAAGGTCGTATGCAACGATGCTCCAGGAGAATGTTCCATCCTCTGA